From the Lathyrus oleraceus cultivar Zhongwan6 chromosome 4, CAAS_Psat_ZW6_1.0, whole genome shotgun sequence genome, one window contains:
- the LOC127138038 gene encoding uncharacterized protein LOC127138038: MEDVTVDIGRPLNARNLKSMGVIEQVRAKLTLYASWQALKDQRKIPNGLYLFSKIDPLEMVAHYLQDLESQRVDLSEFCVDWLPERPPNFMKRQREPSRKSKKAKKAKLGETYGSRPLVPLTDSPSKFPPPSRSVKLKPLAYSLPQTTPIYTQSKTPPSTTKPSKPPSLKFNLSTTTLPVSKQPPQPEPEATTPPPEQQNPPSEQPQTPPPEQPATSPSEQQPSPPPEQTTPHEQTPPPEQTPSSPSNIPTIPTSEDIIIPTLQTPADTNQIPPSSPSPNSEPKPAFPTLEEAITLFAESSVEKIKSLDVGVRLQARLVREAEEKARKEAEEKAFLEEEQRIREAEEKVVAEVAATEAEAKAKAKGEEATCIAAEEAAKASVDALNQWEQSNSSFAPLVLKTPEELKKGTTSRESKIGSPGLCQ, encoded by the exons ATGGAGGATGTCACTGTTGACATTGGAAGACCTCTGAATGCTCGCAATCTGAAGAGTATGGGGGTGATTGAGCAAGTCAGGGCTAAACTCACTTTATACGCATCCTGGCAAGCACtcaaggatcagaggaagattcCCAATGGCCTCTACCTcttctccaagattgaccctcTAGAAATGGTGGCACACTATCTACAAGACCTTGAAAGCCAAAGGGTTGATCTTTCTGAGTTCTGTGTGGATTGGCTACCTGAGCGTCCACCTAATTTCATGAAGAGACAACGGGAGCCATCTAGGAAGTCCAAGAAGGCAAAGAAGGCAAAATTGGGAGAAACTTATGGGTCAAGACCTCTAGTCCCTCTGACTGATTCTCCAAGTAAGTTTCCGCCTCCTTCTCGCTCTGTTAAATTAAAGCCACTTGCTTATTCTCTTCCTCAAACCACTCCCATCTACACCCAATCAAAAACACCACCCTCAACCACCAAACCCTCTAAACCACCATCTCTAAAATTCAATCTCTCAACCACTACCTTACCTGTTTCTAAA CAACCACCACAACCTGAACCAGAAGCCACTACTCCACCCCCTGAACAACAAAATCCACCATCTGAACAACCACAAACACCACCTCCTGAACAACCAGCAACTTCACCCTCTGAACAACAACCTAGTCCACCACCTGAACAAACAACACCACATGAACAAACACCACCACCTGAACAAACACCATCATCACCCTCTAATATTCCCACCATACCAACCTCTGAGGATATCATCATCCCTACTCTTCAAACTCCCGCTGACACCAACCAAATACCACCATCATCCCCATCCCCCAACTCTGAACCAAAACCTGCCTTCCCCACCTTAGAAGAAGCAATCACTTTATTTGCAGAGTCTTCAGtggagaagatcaagtctct AGATGTTGGAGTAAGGCTACAGGCTCGCTTGGTCAGGGAGGCTGAGGAAAAGGCCagaaaggaagcagaagagaaagctTTCCTAGAAGAAGAGCAACgaatcagagaagctgaagagaagGTTGTTGCTGAAGTTGCTGCTACTGAAGCTGAGGCAAAAGCAAAAGCCAAAGGTGAAGAAGCAACATGCATTGCTGCAGAGGAAGCTGCAAAGGCCAGCGTTGATGCTCTTAATCAGTGGGAGCAATCTAACTCTAGTTTCGCCCCTCTGGTATTGAAAACTCCGGAGGAACTAAAAAAAGGAACAACAAGTCGTGAGAGTAAGATTGGATCACCAGGACTCTGTCAATAA